The Amycolatopsis sp. QT-25 genomic sequence GCCGACACTGGCCGCCGGCGTCGCGGCACCCTCCTGAGCAGCCATCGCGACCCCCGGAACAGCCAACGCCGACACTGCGGCACCGGCCACGATGAACGTCTTCACAAGATTCTTCACAATTCCCCTTGAAAATTGCAGGTAAAATTCAGAGCCTGCTTATCCAGCAGATAATGCGCGAGTTTTCACCTGGCGAAACGCCAAACAGAATCCAACCTTCCCCAGTCAGGTTTGAATACGCCCGGGGAGGCTAGCATCAGGTTGATCAGTCCAACAAGCCAACCCCGGGACCTCGCGCCGGACGGGGTCCACGGGCCGCGATGACCCCCATGAACAACAACCCGGCGCCGCGCCTCCCACCCGCGGGCCGCCGCCCGCGGACGACCACGTCGGCGGTTCCAAGGACACCTGGGTACCGGCGCCGCGGTCCTCCACGGCGGAACGGGAGCTGGAGGGCCCGCGCTCGGCGCACTGTCCCAAGTGGACGGTCTGGTCGCCGAACAGGGGCCGGAGCCGACCACCAGCCAGCAGCAACAGGCATAGGGGAGGTACTCGTGCTAGCCCGTACGCGGAATCGCTGTACCGGATCGGCCGGTACGTCGAACGCGCCGACGACACCTCCCGGATCCTCAACGTCTCCGTGTACCAGCTGCTCGAAGACGCGAGCGTCGACCCGGACCACGCGAGCCGTCAGCTGCTCGCCGGAGGGCATGGACTCGCTCGACGTGTGGAAGCTGACCGAACTGGTCGCCTACGCCAAGGACAACCCGGCGTCGATCGTCGGTTCGATCAACTCCGCCCGCGAGCACACCCGCGGCGCCCGCGAGGTCGTCTCGACCGAGCTGCGGGAATGCCTGAACGCGACGTGGAACGCGGTGCCGGACAGGCAACGGTACGCAACGCCGTGCCGGGCCGCACGTGTTCCTGTCCTTCGTGGAGGAACGCGCGGCGATGTTCGCCGGGCTCGCCGATTCGACGATGAGCCGCGACGACGGCTGGCTGTTCATGGTGCTCGTCCGCTCGATCGAACGCGCGGACATGGTGGTGCGGCTGCTGCTCTCGCGGGTACAGGCCAGCGCGTCCTCACCCTGCTGGATCACTGTGCTCCGCTCGGCGGGTGCGCAGGACACCTAGCTGCGGAGGCGAAGCTCGGCGAGACGGTCGAGGGCGAGAGCCACGCCTGGGTCGATGTTCGGACCGGTGGCTGGTGAACCTACGACCCGACGAACGCGATTCCGGCCGGGCCGCGGCACGTCTGGGTCGCGTACGGCCGCGACTACGCCGACGTGCCTCCGCTCAAGGGCATCTTCACCGGTGGCGGTCAATCCACTTTGGACGTCTCGGTGCAGCTGACCCGGCTGACCTAAGCCTTGCGTCGCAGTAGCAGCCAGAGCAGGTACGCGCCGCCGAGGGCCGCCGCGACGACACCCGCGGGCAGCAACGAGGACTCCAGCAGGCGCTGCCCGAGGTAGTCCGCCGCGACGACCAATGTCGCCCCGACGAACGCCGAGGCCGCCAGATTGGGCCCCGGCAGGCGGGTCATCCGGCGTGCCAGCTGCGGCGCGACGAGGGCGATGAACGACAGTGGCCCGGTCGCCGCGGTGGCGGCGGCGACCAGCGCGACGGCGACCAGCACCAGGGTCAGCCGCACCCGGCGGACGTCGACGCCGATGCCGGTGGCGGTGTCGTCGCCCATCTCCAGCATGCGCAGCGCGCGACCGTGCGCGAACACGATCGGCGTCAGCACCGCCATCGCGACCGCCAAGGGCACGAAGTAGGACCAGTCGCGACCGGAGAGATCACCGACCAGCCAGCCGACCGCCTGTGAGGCGGCTTCGAGGTTCGCCTTCACCAGCAGATACGAGTTCACGCCGACCAGCACCGCGCTGACCGCGATCCCGAGCAGCACCAGCCGCGAACTCAGCAGGCCGTGCGGCGCGCACAACGCCATCACGACCAGCGCGGTCAGCAGCCCGCCCGCCAGCGCGCCGAACGAGACGAGGCCTGGACCGGAGTCGAAGATCAGCAAGGTCACGATGCCGCCGGTCGCCGAACCGGTGGTGAAACCGATGATGTCCGGGCTGCCGAGCGGATTCCGGGTGACCGTCTGGAAGATCGCCCCGGCCAGTGCGAGCGCGGCGCCGACGAGGATCGCGACCAGGACCCGCGGCAGCCGTCCCATGACGACCAGGTACTGCGCCTTCGTGCCCGCACCGGCGAGGGTGGCGAGCACTTCGCCGGGACTCATCTCGTAGTCGCCGGTGCCGACGGAAAGCACGACGAGCGCCAGCGCCACCAAGACCAGCCCGGCGACGACGACCAGCGATCGTCTGTCCAATCCGGACTCACGGCGAACGAGTTCGGTCATCGGCGCACCGCCTTCAACCGGCGGGCCACGATCACGAACGCGATCCCGCCGACGACGTCGGTCATCACGCCGACCTGGATCTCCCCCGGCGAGCCGAGCAGGCGGCCGAGGACGTCGCAGCCGAGCAGCAACACCGGCCCGAGCAGCGCCGAAATCAGCATCACCCAGCGCTCGTCCTGGCCGATCAGCGATCGGACGACGTGCGGGATCATCAGACCGACGAAGGCGATCGGCCCGCAGGCCGCGGTCGCCGACGCCGAAAGCAACCCGACGGCGACCATCCCGGCGACGCGGACCCGCGCCGGATTCGCGCCGAGACCGCGAGCCGTGTCCTCACCCAGCGCCAGCGCGTTCAGCGCGCGGGCCAGGACGATCGCGATCACCACGCCCGCGACGAAGAACGGCAGCAGCACGGTCAGCTGGTCGGCGTTCCGGTTGACCAGCGAGCCGACCAGCCAGAACCGCATCGCCTCCAAGTTGTGCGTGTTGATCATCTGCATGCCCTGGTTGATCCCGACGAACACGGCTTGGATCGCGACCCCGGCCAGCACCAGCCGCAGCGAGCTCGTGGCGCCCCGTGTCCCGCCGATCACCGAGACCAGCGCGGTTCCCGTGAGTGCTCCGGCGAAGGCGAACCAGACGTACTCGCCGGGCGAAGTCACCGAGAACACCGCGGAGCCGAGCACGATCGCGACAGCGGCGCCGTGGTTGATGCCGAGCAGACCGGGTTCCGCGACCGGGTTGCGGGTGATCGCCTGCATGAGCGAACCCGCCAGCGCGAGCGCCATCCCGACCAAGACGCCGAGCACCGTGCGGGGCAGGCGATCGTCGCGGACGACGACGTCGTTGTAGCTGCCGTCGTAGGCGAAGAGAGCGTGCAGCACCTCGCCGAGGGAAAGGCGATTCGAGCCGAAGGCGATCGACAGCAGGACGGCCGCGGCGAGCGCTACGAGCGAGCCCGTCAGCACCAGTGTTCGCACGGAAACACTGGTCCTCGGTGAGCTGACGCGCTCCGTGACCTGGACCATGGCGTTCACCATAAGCGAAGGCTAGCCTAACCACGAAATTCGGTCCGACGGCGAAAGAAGATTTCCATGCACCTCTCCCGACGCGGCTTCCTCGCCGGCACCGCGGCGCTCGGCGCCACCGGGCTCCTGACCGCCTGCGGCTACCAGGAAGAGACGCCCACGCAGGGAGCGGGCGCGACCTGGTCGTTCACCGACGACCGCGGCCGGAAACTCGAAGGCGAGCGGCCGACCCGGATCGTCGCGCAGGTGACCGCCGCGGCGGCGTTGTGGGACCTCGGCGTGAAGTCGATCGGGATCTTCGGCCCGTCGAAGCTCGCCGACGGCAAGCCGGACCCGCAGGCGGGCGGCGTGGACCTCAACGCGGTGACCTCGATCGGGAACGTCTACAACGAGTTCAACTTCGACAAGTTCGTCTCGCTGAACCCGCAGCTGCTGGTGAGCGTGATGTACCTCAAGGACCAGATGTGGTACATCCCGGACACGCAGACGGAGAAGATCGACAAGGCCGCGCCGAGTGTCGGGGTCCGGCTACAGGGGCTCGCGATGCCGGAGGGGATCGCGAAGTTCATCTCGCTGGCGAAGGCGCTCGGCGCCGACACCGAGACCCCGGCGATCCAGGCCGCGAAGGCCGAGTACGAGAAGGCCGACGCCGCGCTGGGCAACGCGATCAAGAAGGCGTCCGGACAGAAGGTCCTCCTGATCTCCGCACAGAAGGACACCGTCTACATCGCGAACCCGCCTTCGTTCGCGACCTCGAGGCATTACCTGAACAAGGGGATGAACTTCGTCCTCCCCGAGGCGGACCCGAGTCAGGGCGGTTACTACCAGCAGATCAGCTGGGAGAACATCGGCAAGTACACCGCCGACGTGATCATGTACGACAGCCGCGGCGGTTCGCTCTCACTCGGCCCGGACGAGCTCGGCGGCGTGCCGACCTGGGCTCAGTTGCCCGCGGTGAAGGCCGGAAAGCTGATCCCTTGGAACAACGAGACCCCGTTCTCGTACCAGCGCTTCACTCCGCAGCTGACGGAACTCGCCGCGGCGCTGAACAAGTTCGCCTGAGCGGCCCGAGAGCGGGGATGCGGCGGTACCGAGTGGGTCGGGTTGGTCGTGTGAGTGGTAGGTGTCGTTCCAACGACACCTACCACTCACGACCCGCTCAGCCCAAGAACTCGCGCAACGCGGCTGCCAGGTCGGCCGGGTTCTCCTCGGCCATGTGGTGCCCGGACTCGATGGCGAAGCCGCGGACGTCCTCGGCCCACTCGCGCCAGATGGCGACCGGATCACCGTAAAGGTCTTCGAGGTCGTCCAGGCTGGACCACAGAACGAGGAGCGGGCGCTCGATCTTCTTCCCGGCCGCTTTGTCGGCGTCGTCGGCTTCGCGGTCGGGACCGAGCCCGGCGCGATAGTCCTCGAGCATCCCGTGGACGGTCTCGGGATCGTGGATCGCGCGCAGGAAGTCGGCATGATTCTCGGCGCCCATCTTCTCCGGGTCACCGCCGTACCAGGCGTCCGGGTCGGCGTTGATCACCCGCTCGGCGGGGTTCTCGAGCTGGCCGAAGAAGAACCAGTGCCACCAAGCCTGCGCGAACGTGGCGTCCGCGCGCGAAAGATGTTCACCGATCGGGATGCCGTCGAGGATGGCGAGTTTCGTGACGACCTCGGGGTGATCGAGCGTGAGGCGAAACGCCACGGCGCTACCGCGATCGTGCCCGGCGACGGCGAACCGCTCGTGCCCGAGGTGACGCATGAGCGCGACGATGTGCCGGGCCATGGCACGTTTCGAGTGCGCGGAGTGATCTTCGAGGGTCTCGGGTTTGGAGGACTGGCCATAACCCGGAAGATCCGGGCAGACGACGGTGAACGCGTCGGCGAGCCGCGGCGCGACGTCGTACCAGGTGGTGTGGGTGCGGGGATGTCCGTGCAGAAGCACGAGAGGCGGTCCCGATCCGCCGTGACGGACCCTCAGGGTCGCTTCGCCGACATCGACGTTCTCCAGCTCGAAACCCTCGAACATGATCCTCCCGCGCGTGCAATGAAGGAGCCTTTCCTTGCAGATTTTGCTATGAAAGGCCCCTTCATTGCAGCGTGAGCCGGGAGATCAGCTCCGCGCGTGCGCGTCCAGGATGTGCGCGACCGCTTCGGTGACCCGCTGCGCGAAGTCGATGTTCAGCCACTCGTCCGGCACGTGGATGTTCGAGTCCGGCCCGCAGGCGCCGGTGACCACGAACTGCGCCTCCGGGTACTTCTCGCCCAGCAGCCCCATGAACGGGATCGAGCCGCCCATGCCGAAGCTCTTGTGCGGCGCGCCGAAGACCTCGCCGCTCACGTGGTGCAGGACGTCGTCGAGCCACGGCGCGGTGTCCGGCGCGTTCCAGCCGTTCTCGGCCTGCCAGTCGCCGAGCTCCACCGAAGCGTCGTACGGCACGTCGGTGGTGAGGACGCGGCGGACCGCCTCCTTCGCGGCCTGCGCGTCGGCCGTCGGCGGGAGGCGGAAGCTCAGCGTGAGCGTGGTGCTGTCGCGCAGCACGTTGCCCGCGTCGGCCGGGAGCGGGAGGCCCGCCGCGCCGATCACCGAAAGCGTCGGCCGCCACGAGTTGTTGAGCAGCAGCTCCAGGTCGTCGTCGGAGACCGTCCGGCCGACCACCGGGAAGAGCGTCTTCGCCGCGCCGGGCGCGATCTCGACGACACCGCGAGCGTCCTCGACGCGATTCTCCGGGATGTCGACGCTCAGCTCGGCGAGCTTGATGTCACCGGTCTCGGCGTTCTCGATCCGGTCGAGCAGGACACGCAGGACACGGAACGAGCTCGCGACGATGCCGGTGGCCATCCCCGAGTGCTGCGCGGACTCGAGCACCTTCACGGTGACGTCGACGCGCAGCATGCCGCGCAGGCTGGTGGTCAGCCACAGGCGCTGGTAGTCGGTGCCGCCGGCGTCCAGGCAGACGACCAGCGAGACCATGCCGAGCTTCTCCTTCAGGTGCTCGACGTAGGCGGGCAGATCCGGGCTGCCGGACTCCTCACCGGTCTCCAGCAGCACGACCGTGCGGGAGTGTTCGCCGCCGGCGGCGCGCACGGCCTCGATCGCCGTCGTCGCCGCGTAACCCGAGTAGCCGTCGTCGACCGCGCCGCGGCCGTACAGCCGTCCGTCGCGGATCACCGGCGTCCACGGATCTAGCCCCTCGGACCAGCCGCCCACGGGGGGCTGCTTGTCGAGGTGGCCGTACATCAGCACGGTGCCCTTGTCGGCCCCCTCGGACGTCGCCGGGATGTCGACGAGCAGCAGTGGGCTACGGCCTTCGAGCTCCACGACCTCGAGCGTCGCGCCGGGGATCTCCCGTGCGGCGATCCAGGACCGGACGTGCTCGACGGCGGCGGCCAGATGACCGGTCTTCGCCCACTCGGCGTCGAACATCGGCGACAAGGCGGGGATCGCCACCAGGCCGGACAGGCTGGGAAGGACGTCGTGCGTCCAGGTCGAGACCACGGTTTCGCGTACGGATTTCTGCTCCACGTCCACCATCCTGCCACGCGTCCGGAAGCGTGGGATGGATCACAGCGGCGGGCACGGATCGTCATCGATCAAGCCGGACTCCGGTACCCGTCCGGGTCAACCGTCCGCTGGTCGACCCGCGGGTGAATCCCCTACTTTCGGCGGCCCCACACTCGGGCTTCCTAGCATTTTCCCTGATCAGGCACCCTTTCTCAGCAACAAATCAGCATCCGCCACTGACCAAGACGGCGTCCGGCATGCCAGGATGTGCGCACGAACCGTCAACGCCGACGGTGACCCAGCGCTTCAGATCCGACGCGCTGGTCCCCGCCGGCGCAGTCACTGTGGCCGCCACAAGTGGCCGCCAGAGGCGCCGACATCAAGGAGAGCAGCGCATGCCGTCCGAACACTGGACGCACCCGGAGCCTGGCGATGGTCCCGCCGCCGTAGCGGCGCAACCGTCCCCCGAACAGGTGATCGCCGGTTTGCGAGCAACGAGCGAAGGTGGCGCTGAGCTGACTCAGCTGCTCACCCCCGAAGGTGAACGAGTCTCTTCGCCGCAATTCGACCGCTACGTCGACGACATCGACGTCGACGCCCTCAAAGGCCTTTACCGCGACATGGTCCTGGTCCGCCGCGCGGACCGTGAGGCCAACGCGATGCAGCGGCAGGGCCAGCTCGGTATCTGGGTCCCGCTGCTCGGACAGGAGGCCGCGCAGATCGGCTCCGGCCGCGCGTTGCAGAAGCGGGACATGGCCTTCCCCAGCTACCGCGAGCACGGTGTCGCGTTCGCCCGCGGCGTCGACCTCAAAGAGGTGCTCGGCATCTTCCGCTGCACCGATCACAGCGGCTGGGACTACCGGGCCCACGGCTTCCACCCGTACACCATCGTCATCGGCAACCAGGTGCTCAACGCCGCCGGTTACGCGATGGGCCAGAAGTTCGAAGGCAAGGTCGGCGACGACGGTGACACAGCTGCCGAAGCGACCATCTGTTACTTCGGTGACGGAGCGACTTCGCAGGGCGACGTGCACGAAGGCTTCGTTTGGGCCGCCGTCTACGACGCGCCGCTCGTGTTCTTCTGCCAGAACAACCAATGGGCGATCTCGGAGCCCACCGAACGCCAATCGCGGCTGCCGCTGTACCAGCGCGCCCGCGGTTACGGCTTCCCCGGCATCCGCGTGGACGGCAACGACGTCCTCGCCTGCCTCGCGGTCACCCGCTGGGCGCTCGACGAATGCCGCCGCGGCAA encodes the following:
- a CDS encoding iron chelate uptake ABC transporter family permease subunit encodes the protein MTELVRRESGLDRRSLVVVAGLVLVALALVVLSVGTGDYEMSPGEVLATLAGAGTKAQYLVVMGRLPRVLVAILVGAALALAGAIFQTVTRNPLGSPDIIGFTTGSATGGIVTLLIFDSGPGLVSFGALAGGLLTALVVMALCAPHGLLSSRLVLLGIAVSAVLVGVNSYLLVKANLEAASQAVGWLVGDLSGRDWSYFVPLAVAMAVLTPIVFAHGRALRMLEMGDDTATGIGVDVRRVRLTLVLVAVALVAAATAATGPLSFIALVAPQLARRMTRLPGPNLAASAFVGATLVVAADYLGQRLLESSLLPAGVVAAALGGAYLLWLLLRRKA
- a CDS encoding iron ABC transporter permease; the encoded protein is MVNAMVQVTERVSSPRTSVSVRTLVLTGSLVALAAAVLLSIAFGSNRLSLGEVLHALFAYDGSYNDVVVRDDRLPRTVLGVLVGMALALAGSLMQAITRNPVAEPGLLGINHGAAVAIVLGSAVFSVTSPGEYVWFAFAGALTGTALVSVIGGTRGATSSLRLVLAGVAIQAVFVGINQGMQMINTHNLEAMRFWLVGSLVNRNADQLTVLLPFFVAGVVIAIVLARALNALALGEDTARGLGANPARVRVAGMVAVGLLSASATAACGPIAFVGLMIPHVVRSLIGQDERWVMLISALLGPVLLLGCDVLGRLLGSPGEIQVGVMTDVVGGIAFVIVARRLKAVRR
- a CDS encoding ABC transporter substrate-binding protein — its product is MHLSRRGFLAGTAALGATGLLTACGYQEETPTQGAGATWSFTDDRGRKLEGERPTRIVAQVTAAAALWDLGVKSIGIFGPSKLADGKPDPQAGGVDLNAVTSIGNVYNEFNFDKFVSLNPQLLVSVMYLKDQMWYIPDTQTEKIDKAAPSVGVRLQGLAMPEGIAKFISLAKALGADTETPAIQAAKAEYEKADAALGNAIKKASGQKVLLISAQKDTVYIANPPSFATSRHYLNKGMNFVLPEADPSQGGYYQQISWENIGKYTADVIMYDSRGGSLSLGPDELGGVPTWAQLPAVKAGKLIPWNNETPFSYQRFTPQLTELAAALNKFA
- a CDS encoding alpha/beta hydrolase, which translates into the protein MFEGFELENVDVGEATLRVRHGGSGPPLVLLHGHPRTHTTWYDVAPRLADAFTVVCPDLPGYGQSSKPETLEDHSAHSKRAMARHIVALMRHLGHERFAVAGHDRGSAVAFRLTLDHPEVVTKLAILDGIPIGEHLSRADATFAQAWWHWFFFGQLENPAERVINADPDAWYGGDPEKMGAENHADFLRAIHDPETVHGMLEDYRAGLGPDREADDADKAAGKKIERPLLVLWSSLDDLEDLYGDPVAIWREWAEDVRGFAIESGHHMAEENPADLAAALREFLG
- a CDS encoding M20/M25/M40 family metallo-hydrolase, yielding MEQKSVRETVVSTWTHDVLPSLSGLVAIPALSPMFDAEWAKTGHLAAAVEHVRSWIAAREIPGATLEVVELEGRSPLLLVDIPATSEGADKGTVLMYGHLDKQPPVGGWSEGLDPWTPVIRDGRLYGRGAVDDGYSGYAATTAIEAVRAAGGEHSRTVVLLETGEESGSPDLPAYVEHLKEKLGMVSLVVCLDAGGTDYQRLWLTTSLRGMLRVDVTVKVLESAQHSGMATGIVASSFRVLRVLLDRIENAETGDIKLAELSVDIPENRVEDARGVVEIAPGAAKTLFPVVGRTVSDDDLELLLNNSWRPTLSVIGAAGLPLPADAGNVLRDSTTLTLSFRLPPTADAQAAKEAVRRVLTTDVPYDASVELGDWQAENGWNAPDTAPWLDDVLHHVSGEVFGAPHKSFGMGGSIPFMGLLGEKYPEAQFVVTGACGPDSNIHVPDEWLNIDFAQRVTEAVAHILDAHARS
- the pdhA gene encoding pyruvate dehydrogenase (acetyl-transferring) E1 component subunit alpha; this encodes MPSEHWTHPEPGDGPAAVAAQPSPEQVIAGLRATSEGGAELTQLLTPEGERVSSPQFDRYVDDIDVDALKGLYRDMVLVRRADREANAMQRQGQLGIWVPLLGQEAAQIGSGRALQKRDMAFPSYREHGVAFARGVDLKEVLGIFRCTDHSGWDYRAHGFHPYTIVIGNQVLNAAGYAMGQKFEGKVGDDGDTAAEATICYFGDGATSQGDVHEGFVWAAVYDAPLVFFCQNNQWAISEPTERQSRLPLYQRARGYGFPGIRVDGNDVLACLAVTRWALDECRRGNGPVLIEAFTYRMDAHTTTDDPTRYRLSDELEEWKLKDPIERVRAYLARGGGADQAFFDQVQADSDAFAAELREYCFNMPEPPPERIFSNVYAESTPLLDAQREEFLSYLDGFVGAGEH